The Tubulanus polymorphus chromosome 1, tnTubPoly1.2, whole genome shotgun sequence genome contains a region encoding:
- the LOC141904428 gene encoding MORC family CW-type zinc finger protein 3-like isoform X1, producing MQSQSAVLLSECRPGNIQGPAPAAAAGGIKLSQTSPKFLHSNSTSHKWAFSAIAELVDNAYDPDCGAKELQILVEKIGNVDVLVFKDNGKGMSEQKLHKMLSFGYCEKVIVQNHKPIGQYGNGFKSGSMRLGKDALVFTVDGHSKSIGFLSQSYLLDVRAETVLIPLATWEKHNRTYSKNRAENLDVIYKYSPYKCETDILKQFDDITANGPTGTKIVIYNLTKSTDGRYELDFTTNRSDIILSEHEVLDNEVQVSDTAIRDYTPAYKRSLKEYCSILFLKPRMNIKINNHKVRTKMVAKSLSQTEHDFYNPRWIANMPGAKPVKITFGFNIKNAATEYGIMMYNKNRLIRAFERIGIQKKNNGDGKGVVGVAVLDCLNPTHNKQEFLPDERYNSAIHALSQKLADYWMEKTSSNRNIEIGPLPDSTWAQCDECMKWRRLPPGIKPDDLPDKWYCWFNPSDSHNDCSIEEESEAQDEEQVIPRASYPKTQKKLKELKRRSEVDLRVKNQEIETMRNEFQLDNLAKLKKQESASKQKILQLQREIDQIKGDQARSMLNQSVPEPHPSTSNARPSFPRIQLQQRQNASEDDVQIRDVPFVDVKEEEFPDEEVNKKERNKRHSPENQVGTSKRFKTENTGISVSCQTIPVKNNVKNLREMVLEEKLKNLRKSVSQLLHIIVPDVPITNLEKIDKIVNELIIANSQDDAAASGAANDN from the exons ATGCAATCTCAGTCAGCAGTACTGTTATCAGAATGTAGGCCTGGTAATATCCAAGGCCCTGcccctgctgctgctgctggggGAATCAAGTTATCGCAG ACAAGCCCAAAATTCTTGCATTCTAATTCTACTTCACATAAATGGGCATTTAGCGCTATTGCTGAGCTTGTAG ACAATGCATATGATCCTGATTGTGGAGCTAAAGAACTACAAATTTTGGTTGAAAAAATTGGAAATGTGGATGTATTAGTTTTCAAAGATAATGGCAAAGGGATGTCAGAACAGAAGCTTCATAAGATGTTAAG TTTTGGTTACTGCGAGAAGGTGATTGTTCAAAACCATAAACCAATTGGACAGTATGGTAATGGTTTTAAATCTGGTTCAATGCGACTTGGAAAAGATGCACTGGTTTTCACTGTGGACGGACACTCTAAGTCTATTGGATTTCTATCTCAGTCTTACCTTTTGGATGTAAGGGCGGAAACTGTCCTCATACCATTGGCAACGTGGGAAAAACATAATAGAA CGTATTCAAAAAACAGAGCTGAGAACCTTGATGTAATATACAAGTATTCCCCTTATAAATGTGAGACtgatattttgaaacaatTTGATGACATCACTGCCAATGGACCTACTGGAACAAAAATTGTCATTTACAATCTAACCAA GTCTACCGATGGTCGCTATGAGTTGGACTTCACAACTAATCGTTCAGATATCATTCTATCTGAGCATGAAGTATTAGATAATGAAGTGCAAGTGTCTGATACAGCAATCCGAGATTATACTCCTGCATACAAGAGATCTCTGAAA GAGTACTGTTCGATATTGTTTCTGAAACCGAGAATGAATATAAAGATCAACAATCATAAGGTTCGAACGAAAATGGTGGCTAAAAGTCTTTCCCAAACAGAGCATGATTTTTACAATCCACGATGGATTGCGAACATGCCCGGTGCTAAG CCTGTGAAAATAACATTTGGCTTCAACATAAAAAATGCTGCTACTGAATATGGAATCATGATGTATAACAAAAACCGGCTAATAAGAGCATTCGAGAGAATAGGAATTCAGAAGAAG AATAACGGGGATGGAAAAGGAGTTGTAGGTGTGGCTGTTCTTGACTGTTTGAATCCAACGCATAACAAGCAAGAATTCCTTCCTGATGAACGATACAA TAGTGCAATTCATGCTTTATCTCAGAAATTAGCCGATTACTGGATGgaaaaaacatcatcaaatagaaatattgaaatagg GCCATTACCTGACAGTACATGGGCTCAATGTGATGAATGTATGAAATGGCGTCGCTTGCCACCAGGTATAAAACCAGATGATCTTCCAGATAAATGGTATTGTTGGTTCAATCCTAGTGACTCACACAA TGACTGCAGTATTGAAGAGGAATCAGAGGCTCAAGATGAAGAGCAAGTTATTCCCCGTGCATCATATCcaaaaacacaaaaaaaacTCAA ggAATTAAAAAGAAGATCCGAA GTTGATTTACGCGTGAAAAACCAagagattgaaacaatgcgcAATGAA TTCCAATTAGACAATTTAGctaaattaaaaaaacaagaatctgcgtcgaaacaaaaaattctaCAGCTCCAACGAGAAATCGATCAGATTAAAGGTGATCAGGCTCGTTCAATGCTCAATCAATCAGTACCA GAACCACACCCTAGTACTAGTAATGCGAGACCAAGTTTCCCTAGGATTCAGTTGCA GCAAAGACAAAATGCAAGTGAAGATGATGTTCAGATCAGGGATGTTCCATTTGTTGACGTGAAGGAGGAAGAATTTCCAGATGAGGAAGTCAATAAGAAGGAAAGAAATAAACGTCATAGTCCAGAGAATCAAGTTGGTACGTCGAAGCgatttaaaactgaaaatactgGTATATCAGTCAGCTGCCAAACAATTCCTGTGAAAAACAATGTTAAAAATCTCAGAGAAATGGTCTTAGAAGAAAAATTGAAGAATTTGCGTAAATCTGTATCGCAACTTCTTCATATAATTGTTCCAGATGTTCCTATTACAAATCTCGAGAAGATCGATAAAATTGTCAATGAATTGATTATAGCGAACAGTCAAGATGATGCAGCAGCTAGTGGTGCTGCAAATGATAATTGA
- the LOC141904428 gene encoding MORC family CW-type zinc finger protein 3-like isoform X3 — protein sequence MQSQSAVLLSECRPGNIQGPAPAAAAGGIKLSQTSPKFLHSNSTSHKWAFSAIAELVDNAYDPDCGAKELQILVEKIGNVDVLVFKDNGKGMSEQKLHKMLSFGYCEKVIVQNHKPIGQYGNGFKSGSMRLGKDALVFTVDGHSKSIGFLSQSYLLDVRAETVLIPLATWEKHNRTYSKNRAENLDVIYKYSPYKCETDILKQFDDITANGPTGTKIVIYNLTKSTDGRYELDFTTNRSDIILSEHEVLDNEVQVSDTAIRDYTPAYKRSLKEYCSILFLKPRMNIKINNHKVRTKMVAKSLSQTEHDFYNPRWIANMPGAKPVKITFGFNIKNAATEYGIMMYNKNRLIRAFERIGIQKKNNGDGKGVVGVAVLDCLNPTHNKQEFLPDERYNSAIHALSQKLADYWMEKTSSNRNIEIGPLPDSTWAQCDECMKWRRLPPGIKPDDLPDKWYCWFNPSDSHKELKRRSEVDLRVKNQEIETMRNEFQLDNLAKLKKQESASKQKILQLQREIDQIKGDQARSMLNQSVPEPHPSTSNARPSFPRIQLQQRQNASEDDVQIRDVPFVDVKEEEFPDEEVNKKERNKRHSPENQVGTSKRFKTENTGISVSCQTIPVKNNVKNLREMVLEEKLKNLRKSVSQLLHIIVPDVPITNLEKIDKIVNELIIANSQDDAAASGAANDN from the exons ATGCAATCTCAGTCAGCAGTACTGTTATCAGAATGTAGGCCTGGTAATATCCAAGGCCCTGcccctgctgctgctgctggggGAATCAAGTTATCGCAG ACAAGCCCAAAATTCTTGCATTCTAATTCTACTTCACATAAATGGGCATTTAGCGCTATTGCTGAGCTTGTAG ACAATGCATATGATCCTGATTGTGGAGCTAAAGAACTACAAATTTTGGTTGAAAAAATTGGAAATGTGGATGTATTAGTTTTCAAAGATAATGGCAAAGGGATGTCAGAACAGAAGCTTCATAAGATGTTAAG TTTTGGTTACTGCGAGAAGGTGATTGTTCAAAACCATAAACCAATTGGACAGTATGGTAATGGTTTTAAATCTGGTTCAATGCGACTTGGAAAAGATGCACTGGTTTTCACTGTGGACGGACACTCTAAGTCTATTGGATTTCTATCTCAGTCTTACCTTTTGGATGTAAGGGCGGAAACTGTCCTCATACCATTGGCAACGTGGGAAAAACATAATAGAA CGTATTCAAAAAACAGAGCTGAGAACCTTGATGTAATATACAAGTATTCCCCTTATAAATGTGAGACtgatattttgaaacaatTTGATGACATCACTGCCAATGGACCTACTGGAACAAAAATTGTCATTTACAATCTAACCAA GTCTACCGATGGTCGCTATGAGTTGGACTTCACAACTAATCGTTCAGATATCATTCTATCTGAGCATGAAGTATTAGATAATGAAGTGCAAGTGTCTGATACAGCAATCCGAGATTATACTCCTGCATACAAGAGATCTCTGAAA GAGTACTGTTCGATATTGTTTCTGAAACCGAGAATGAATATAAAGATCAACAATCATAAGGTTCGAACGAAAATGGTGGCTAAAAGTCTTTCCCAAACAGAGCATGATTTTTACAATCCACGATGGATTGCGAACATGCCCGGTGCTAAG CCTGTGAAAATAACATTTGGCTTCAACATAAAAAATGCTGCTACTGAATATGGAATCATGATGTATAACAAAAACCGGCTAATAAGAGCATTCGAGAGAATAGGAATTCAGAAGAAG AATAACGGGGATGGAAAAGGAGTTGTAGGTGTGGCTGTTCTTGACTGTTTGAATCCAACGCATAACAAGCAAGAATTCCTTCCTGATGAACGATACAA TAGTGCAATTCATGCTTTATCTCAGAAATTAGCCGATTACTGGATGgaaaaaacatcatcaaatagaaatattgaaatagg GCCATTACCTGACAGTACATGGGCTCAATGTGATGAATGTATGAAATGGCGTCGCTTGCCACCAGGTATAAAACCAGATGATCTTCCAGATAAATGGTATTGTTGGTTCAATCCTAGTGACTCACACAA ggAATTAAAAAGAAGATCCGAA GTTGATTTACGCGTGAAAAACCAagagattgaaacaatgcgcAATGAA TTCCAATTAGACAATTTAGctaaattaaaaaaacaagaatctgcgtcgaaacaaaaaattctaCAGCTCCAACGAGAAATCGATCAGATTAAAGGTGATCAGGCTCGTTCAATGCTCAATCAATCAGTACCA GAACCACACCCTAGTACTAGTAATGCGAGACCAAGTTTCCCTAGGATTCAGTTGCA GCAAAGACAAAATGCAAGTGAAGATGATGTTCAGATCAGGGATGTTCCATTTGTTGACGTGAAGGAGGAAGAATTTCCAGATGAGGAAGTCAATAAGAAGGAAAGAAATAAACGTCATAGTCCAGAGAATCAAGTTGGTACGTCGAAGCgatttaaaactgaaaatactgGTATATCAGTCAGCTGCCAAACAATTCCTGTGAAAAACAATGTTAAAAATCTCAGAGAAATGGTCTTAGAAGAAAAATTGAAGAATTTGCGTAAATCTGTATCGCAACTTCTTCATATAATTGTTCCAGATGTTCCTATTACAAATCTCGAGAAGATCGATAAAATTGTCAATGAATTGATTATAGCGAACAGTCAAGATGATGCAGCAGCTAGTGGTGCTGCAAATGATAATTGA
- the LOC141904428 gene encoding MORC family CW-type zinc finger protein 3-like isoform X2: MQSQSAVLLSECRPGNIQGPAPAAAAGGIKLSQTSPKFLHSNSTSHKWAFSAIAELVDNAYDPDCGAKELQILVEKIGNVDVLVFKDNGKGMSEQKLHKMLSFGYCEKVIVQNHKPIGQYGNGFKSGSMRLGKDALVFTVDGHSKSIGFLSQSYLLDVRAETVLIPLATWEKHNRTYSKNRAENLDVIYKYSPYKCETDILKQFDDITANGPTGTKIVIYNLTKSTDGRYELDFTTNRSDIILSEHEVLDNEVQVSDTAIRDYTPAYKRSLKEYCSILFLKPRMNIKINNHKVRTKMVAKSLSQTEHDFYNPRWIANMPGAKPVKITFGFNIKNAATEYGIMMYNKNRLIRAFERIGIQKKNNGDGKGVVGVAVLDCLNPTHNKQEFLPDERYNAIHALSQKLADYWMEKTSSNRNIEIGPLPDSTWAQCDECMKWRRLPPGIKPDDLPDKWYCWFNPSDSHNDCSIEEESEAQDEEQVIPRASYPKTQKKLKELKRRSEVDLRVKNQEIETMRNEFQLDNLAKLKKQESASKQKILQLQREIDQIKGDQARSMLNQSVPEPHPSTSNARPSFPRIQLQQRQNASEDDVQIRDVPFVDVKEEEFPDEEVNKKERNKRHSPENQVGTSKRFKTENTGISVSCQTIPVKNNVKNLREMVLEEKLKNLRKSVSQLLHIIVPDVPITNLEKIDKIVNELIIANSQDDAAASGAANDN; the protein is encoded by the exons ATGCAATCTCAGTCAGCAGTACTGTTATCAGAATGTAGGCCTGGTAATATCCAAGGCCCTGcccctgctgctgctgctggggGAATCAAGTTATCGCAG ACAAGCCCAAAATTCTTGCATTCTAATTCTACTTCACATAAATGGGCATTTAGCGCTATTGCTGAGCTTGTAG ACAATGCATATGATCCTGATTGTGGAGCTAAAGAACTACAAATTTTGGTTGAAAAAATTGGAAATGTGGATGTATTAGTTTTCAAAGATAATGGCAAAGGGATGTCAGAACAGAAGCTTCATAAGATGTTAAG TTTTGGTTACTGCGAGAAGGTGATTGTTCAAAACCATAAACCAATTGGACAGTATGGTAATGGTTTTAAATCTGGTTCAATGCGACTTGGAAAAGATGCACTGGTTTTCACTGTGGACGGACACTCTAAGTCTATTGGATTTCTATCTCAGTCTTACCTTTTGGATGTAAGGGCGGAAACTGTCCTCATACCATTGGCAACGTGGGAAAAACATAATAGAA CGTATTCAAAAAACAGAGCTGAGAACCTTGATGTAATATACAAGTATTCCCCTTATAAATGTGAGACtgatattttgaaacaatTTGATGACATCACTGCCAATGGACCTACTGGAACAAAAATTGTCATTTACAATCTAACCAA GTCTACCGATGGTCGCTATGAGTTGGACTTCACAACTAATCGTTCAGATATCATTCTATCTGAGCATGAAGTATTAGATAATGAAGTGCAAGTGTCTGATACAGCAATCCGAGATTATACTCCTGCATACAAGAGATCTCTGAAA GAGTACTGTTCGATATTGTTTCTGAAACCGAGAATGAATATAAAGATCAACAATCATAAGGTTCGAACGAAAATGGTGGCTAAAAGTCTTTCCCAAACAGAGCATGATTTTTACAATCCACGATGGATTGCGAACATGCCCGGTGCTAAG CCTGTGAAAATAACATTTGGCTTCAACATAAAAAATGCTGCTACTGAATATGGAATCATGATGTATAACAAAAACCGGCTAATAAGAGCATTCGAGAGAATAGGAATTCAGAAGAAG AATAACGGGGATGGAAAAGGAGTTGTAGGTGTGGCTGTTCTTGACTGTTTGAATCCAACGCATAACAAGCAAGAATTCCTTCCTGATGAACGATACAA TGCAATTCATGCTTTATCTCAGAAATTAGCCGATTACTGGATGgaaaaaacatcatcaaatagaaatattgaaatagg GCCATTACCTGACAGTACATGGGCTCAATGTGATGAATGTATGAAATGGCGTCGCTTGCCACCAGGTATAAAACCAGATGATCTTCCAGATAAATGGTATTGTTGGTTCAATCCTAGTGACTCACACAA TGACTGCAGTATTGAAGAGGAATCAGAGGCTCAAGATGAAGAGCAAGTTATTCCCCGTGCATCATATCcaaaaacacaaaaaaaacTCAA ggAATTAAAAAGAAGATCCGAA GTTGATTTACGCGTGAAAAACCAagagattgaaacaatgcgcAATGAA TTCCAATTAGACAATTTAGctaaattaaaaaaacaagaatctgcgtcgaaacaaaaaattctaCAGCTCCAACGAGAAATCGATCAGATTAAAGGTGATCAGGCTCGTTCAATGCTCAATCAATCAGTACCA GAACCACACCCTAGTACTAGTAATGCGAGACCAAGTTTCCCTAGGATTCAGTTGCA GCAAAGACAAAATGCAAGTGAAGATGATGTTCAGATCAGGGATGTTCCATTTGTTGACGTGAAGGAGGAAGAATTTCCAGATGAGGAAGTCAATAAGAAGGAAAGAAATAAACGTCATAGTCCAGAGAATCAAGTTGGTACGTCGAAGCgatttaaaactgaaaatactgGTATATCAGTCAGCTGCCAAACAATTCCTGTGAAAAACAATGTTAAAAATCTCAGAGAAATGGTCTTAGAAGAAAAATTGAAGAATTTGCGTAAATCTGTATCGCAACTTCTTCATATAATTGTTCCAGATGTTCCTATTACAAATCTCGAGAAGATCGATAAAATTGTCAATGAATTGATTATAGCGAACAGTCAAGATGATGCAGCAGCTAGTGGTGCTGCAAATGATAATTGA
- the LOC141909793 gene encoding tRNA (cytosine(72)-C(5))-methyltransferase NSUN6-like isoform X1: MLHLLLVNKCYFSNIVRQLGFRLMQMSHLSLDSEVSEQLRSSYVNEEAKDKVQKSDFNDERYESLLRELATPPKYTILRVNTLFETTVNIKMKLAIALKEQYSIKNLPTPEILQHPLLPDTLVVPNHKKNEHLPHHEKEVIVDLACGMAVLRGANIFAQGIMAAHPGMQADDTVSVFSDIDGMCRKGLTQAFQGKKIFVGNGIAKISRQDLFCSSDSNLPSGLGVQMTEPLYDAPSLNDLLPSMVFSQNLPSVVCSHVLNPQPGEIVLDMCSAPGGKTTHIATLMKNKGRVIGLDKAKNKLEKIRMNVKQLGLDCVEIYGYDSTKAMDENAQLNGSPPYPAKAFDRILLDGPCSALGQRPSLKNKMSIKELNSYSVLQKKLFKTAVSLLKTGGTLVYSTCTLTLEENEKLVKWALDKYACLALDQQEPHVGGYGLYGAGLSDVKLKLLQRFDPSDTRQRQHHLEISELERHLIRCNHDTIGFFIAKFVKR; this comes from the exons ATGTTACATCTGCTGCTGGTCAACAAGTGTTATTTCAGTAACATCGTCCGCCAACTGGGTTTCAGGTTGATGCAAATGTCACATTTATCATTAGATAGTGAGGTGTCCGAGCAACTACGTTCAAGTTATGTTAACGAAGAA GCAAAGGACAAGGTTCAAAAAAGTGATTTCAACGATGAAAGATACGAATCTCTTCTACGGGAACTAGCAACACCGCCCAAATACACCATTCTAAGGGTTAATACGCTTTTTGAAACGACGGtgaatatcaaaatgaaacttgCTATCGCACTTAAAGAG cAATATAGTATCAAAAATCTACCCACACCGGAAATCTTACAACATCCATTACTGCCCGATACATTAGTCGTACCTAATCataaaaaaaatgaacatCTTCCACAT CATGAAAAAGAAGTTATAGTAGATCTGGCTTGCGGTATGGCTGTTCTTCGCGGAGCCAACATATTTGCTCAGGGAATTATGGCAGCTCATCCAG GTATGCAGGCTGATGATACAGTTTCAGTGTTTTCAGACATTGATGGGATGTGTAGAAAAGGTTTGACTCAGGCTTTTCAAGGGAAAAAGATATTTGTTGGTAATGGAATAGCAAAGATTAGTAGACAAGATCTTTTCTGTTCCTCAGACTCGAATCTACCAAG CGGTTTAGGTGTGCAGATGACTGAGCCACTGTATGATGCGCCGTCGCTGAATGATCTGCTTCCATCAATGGTCTTCTCACAAAATTTGCCATCAGTTGTCTGCAGTCATGTTCTCAATCCTCAACCGGGTGAaattgtattagatatgtgtTCAGCCCCTG GTGGAAAAACAACCCATATAGCTAcactaatgaaaaataaa ggTCGAGTTATAGGGCTTGACAAAGCTAAAAATAAACTTGAAAAGATTCGAATGAATGTTAAACAGTTGGGTTTGGACTGTGTAGAAATTTATGGATATGACAGCACAAAGGCCATGGATGAAAATGCAC AACTAAATGGTAGTCCTCCATATCCTGCCAAGGCATTTGATCGCATACTCTTAGATGGGCCATGCAGCGCTCTAGGTCAACGACCTTCGCTAAAGAATAAAATGAGCATAAAAGAATTAAATTCCTACAGTGTGTTGCAGAAAAAACTATTTAAAACA GCAGTATCCTTATTGAAAACTGGTGGAACCCTTGTCTACAGCACATGTACACTAACTTTAGAAGAAAACGAAAAGTTAGTGAAATGGGCCTTAGACAAATATGCCTGTCTAGCTCTTGATCAACAG gaGCCACATGTTGGTGGTTATGGTTTGTACGGAGCTGGACTATCTGATGTAAAGTTAAAACTTTTACAAAGATTTGATCCTAGCGACACACGTCAAAGACAACATCATTTGGAAATTTCCGAATTAGAAAGACATTTAATTAGGTGTAACCATGACACCATTGGATTTTTTATAGCCAAATTTGTTAAGAGATGA
- the LOC141909793 gene encoding tRNA (cytosine(72)-C(5))-methyltransferase NSUN6-like isoform X2 produces MLHLLLVNKCYFSNIVRQLGFRLMQMSHLSLDSEVSEQLRSSYVNEEAKDKVQKSDFNDERYESLLRELATPPKYTILRVNTLFETTQYSIKNLPTPEILQHPLLPDTLVVPNHKKNEHLPHHEKEVIVDLACGMAVLRGANIFAQGIMAAHPGMQADDTVSVFSDIDGMCRKGLTQAFQGKKIFVGNGIAKISRQDLFCSSDSNLPSGLGVQMTEPLYDAPSLNDLLPSMVFSQNLPSVVCSHVLNPQPGEIVLDMCSAPGGKTTHIATLMKNKGRVIGLDKAKNKLEKIRMNVKQLGLDCVEIYGYDSTKAMDENAQLNGSPPYPAKAFDRILLDGPCSALGQRPSLKNKMSIKELNSYSVLQKKLFKTAVSLLKTGGTLVYSTCTLTLEENEKLVKWALDKYACLALDQQEPHVGGYGLYGAGLSDVKLKLLQRFDPSDTRQRQHHLEISELERHLIRCNHDTIGFFIAKFVKR; encoded by the exons ATGTTACATCTGCTGCTGGTCAACAAGTGTTATTTCAGTAACATCGTCCGCCAACTGGGTTTCAGGTTGATGCAAATGTCACATTTATCATTAGATAGTGAGGTGTCCGAGCAACTACGTTCAAGTTATGTTAACGAAGAA GCAAAGGACAAGGTTCAAAAAAGTGATTTCAACGATGAAAGATACGAATCTCTTCTACGGGAACTAGCAACACCGCCCAAATACACCATTCTAAGGGTTAATACGCTTTTTGAAACGACG cAATATAGTATCAAAAATCTACCCACACCGGAAATCTTACAACATCCATTACTGCCCGATACATTAGTCGTACCTAATCataaaaaaaatgaacatCTTCCACAT CATGAAAAAGAAGTTATAGTAGATCTGGCTTGCGGTATGGCTGTTCTTCGCGGAGCCAACATATTTGCTCAGGGAATTATGGCAGCTCATCCAG GTATGCAGGCTGATGATACAGTTTCAGTGTTTTCAGACATTGATGGGATGTGTAGAAAAGGTTTGACTCAGGCTTTTCAAGGGAAAAAGATATTTGTTGGTAATGGAATAGCAAAGATTAGTAGACAAGATCTTTTCTGTTCCTCAGACTCGAATCTACCAAG CGGTTTAGGTGTGCAGATGACTGAGCCACTGTATGATGCGCCGTCGCTGAATGATCTGCTTCCATCAATGGTCTTCTCACAAAATTTGCCATCAGTTGTCTGCAGTCATGTTCTCAATCCTCAACCGGGTGAaattgtattagatatgtgtTCAGCCCCTG GTGGAAAAACAACCCATATAGCTAcactaatgaaaaataaa ggTCGAGTTATAGGGCTTGACAAAGCTAAAAATAAACTTGAAAAGATTCGAATGAATGTTAAACAGTTGGGTTTGGACTGTGTAGAAATTTATGGATATGACAGCACAAAGGCCATGGATGAAAATGCAC AACTAAATGGTAGTCCTCCATATCCTGCCAAGGCATTTGATCGCATACTCTTAGATGGGCCATGCAGCGCTCTAGGTCAACGACCTTCGCTAAAGAATAAAATGAGCATAAAAGAATTAAATTCCTACAGTGTGTTGCAGAAAAAACTATTTAAAACA GCAGTATCCTTATTGAAAACTGGTGGAACCCTTGTCTACAGCACATGTACACTAACTTTAGAAGAAAACGAAAAGTTAGTGAAATGGGCCTTAGACAAATATGCCTGTCTAGCTCTTGATCAACAG gaGCCACATGTTGGTGGTTATGGTTTGTACGGAGCTGGACTATCTGATGTAAAGTTAAAACTTTTACAAAGATTTGATCCTAGCGACACACGTCAAAGACAACATCATTTGGAAATTTCCGAATTAGAAAGACATTTAATTAGGTGTAACCATGACACCATTGGATTTTTTATAGCCAAATTTGTTAAGAGATGA
- the LOC141909793 gene encoding tRNA (cytosine(72)-C(5))-methyltransferase NSUN6-like isoform X3, producing the protein MAVLRGANIFAQGIMAAHPGMQADDTVSVFSDIDGMCRKGLTQAFQGKKIFVGNGIAKISRQDLFCSSDSNLPSGLGVQMTEPLYDAPSLNDLLPSMVFSQNLPSVVCSHVLNPQPGEIVLDMCSAPGGKTTHIATLMKNKGRVIGLDKAKNKLEKIRMNVKQLGLDCVEIYGYDSTKAMDENAQLNGSPPYPAKAFDRILLDGPCSALGQRPSLKNKMSIKELNSYSVLQKKLFKTAVSLLKTGGTLVYSTCTLTLEENEKLVKWALDKYACLALDQQEPHVGGYGLYGAGLSDVKLKLLQRFDPSDTRQRQHHLEISELERHLIRCNHDTIGFFIAKFVKR; encoded by the exons ATGGCTGTTCTTCGCGGAGCCAACATATTTGCTCAGGGAATTATGGCAGCTCATCCAG GTATGCAGGCTGATGATACAGTTTCAGTGTTTTCAGACATTGATGGGATGTGTAGAAAAGGTTTGACTCAGGCTTTTCAAGGGAAAAAGATATTTGTTGGTAATGGAATAGCAAAGATTAGTAGACAAGATCTTTTCTGTTCCTCAGACTCGAATCTACCAAG CGGTTTAGGTGTGCAGATGACTGAGCCACTGTATGATGCGCCGTCGCTGAATGATCTGCTTCCATCAATGGTCTTCTCACAAAATTTGCCATCAGTTGTCTGCAGTCATGTTCTCAATCCTCAACCGGGTGAaattgtattagatatgtgtTCAGCCCCTG GTGGAAAAACAACCCATATAGCTAcactaatgaaaaataaa ggTCGAGTTATAGGGCTTGACAAAGCTAAAAATAAACTTGAAAAGATTCGAATGAATGTTAAACAGTTGGGTTTGGACTGTGTAGAAATTTATGGATATGACAGCACAAAGGCCATGGATGAAAATGCAC AACTAAATGGTAGTCCTCCATATCCTGCCAAGGCATTTGATCGCATACTCTTAGATGGGCCATGCAGCGCTCTAGGTCAACGACCTTCGCTAAAGAATAAAATGAGCATAAAAGAATTAAATTCCTACAGTGTGTTGCAGAAAAAACTATTTAAAACA GCAGTATCCTTATTGAAAACTGGTGGAACCCTTGTCTACAGCACATGTACACTAACTTTAGAAGAAAACGAAAAGTTAGTGAAATGGGCCTTAGACAAATATGCCTGTCTAGCTCTTGATCAACAG gaGCCACATGTTGGTGGTTATGGTTTGTACGGAGCTGGACTATCTGATGTAAAGTTAAAACTTTTACAAAGATTTGATCCTAGCGACACACGTCAAAGACAACATCATTTGGAAATTTCCGAATTAGAAAGACATTTAATTAGGTGTAACCATGACACCATTGGATTTTTTATAGCCAAATTTGTTAAGAGATGA